The following proteins are co-located in the Elusimicrobiota bacterium genome:
- a CDS encoding sugar phosphate nucleotidyltransferase, producing the protein MKAVIMAGGQGTRLRPFTFSIPKPLLPIAEKPILELIIKRLHSIKVNEIILAIGYGAELIKAYFGNGSKLNVKIKYIQETKVLGTAGPLKLIKGLNEPFLVMNGDIITKLNFLDMFKYHKKNNAEMTIASKNYVRQLPFGTLSTNGNVVTDIIEKPTTNFLISTGIYILDPKVLNVIPRDTFFTMPDLAKSLMKAKRKVITYNFSEYWLAIERMEQLEEATTNVKEWIDL; encoded by the coding sequence ATGAAAGCAGTCATAATGGCCGGTGGACAGGGAACAAGATTAAGACCTTTTACTTTTTCAATACCAAAACCGTTGCTGCCTATTGCAGAAAAACCGATTTTGGAACTTATTATTAAAAGATTGCATTCCATAAAAGTAAATGAAATAATTCTAGCTATAGGCTATGGTGCAGAGCTTATAAAAGCTTATTTTGGAAACGGCAGCAAATTAAATGTAAAGATAAAATATATTCAGGAAACTAAAGTTCTTGGAACAGCGGGACCGTTAAAATTGATAAAAGGACTAAACGAACCTTTTTTGGTAATGAATGGTGACATAATAACTAAATTAAATTTTTTAGATATGTTTAAATACCATAAAAAAAACAACGCTGAAATGACTATTGCTTCTAAAAATTATGTAAGGCAACTGCCTTTTGGAACACTTAGTACGAATGGGAACGTCGTAACCGATATAATTGAAAAACCTACCACCAATTTCTTGATTTCTACGGGAATCTACATATTAGATCCAAAAGTTTTGAATGTTATACCACGGGATACTTTTTTTACTATGCCGGATTTAGCCAAATCTCTTATGAAAGCAAAAAGAAAAGTAATAACATATAATTTTAGCGAATACTGGCTTGCTATAGAACGGATGGAACAACTTGAAGAAGCAACGACTAACGTAAAGGAGTGGATTGATTTATAA